In a single window of the Equus quagga isolate Etosha38 chromosome 7, UCLA_HA_Equagga_1.0, whole genome shotgun sequence genome:
- the BHLHA15 gene encoding class A basic helix-loop-helix protein 15 has translation MKTKNRPPRRRAPPQDTEATPGDRTQDRPQPGSGPELTKGLRSRTARAQGARAEGGRRRPGSSGPGGRRESSVQRRLESNERERQRMHKLNNAFQALREVIPHVRADKKLSKIETLTLAKNYIKSLTATILTMSSGRLPGLDGPGPKLYQHYQQQQAAGGALGATEAQPEGHLQKYSTQIHSFREGS, from the coding sequence ATGAAGACCAAGAACCGGCCCCCCAGGCGCCGGGCGCCACCGCAGGACACAGAGGCCACCCCAGGGGACCGGACCCAGGACAGGCCCCAGCCGGGCTCCGGGCCGGAGCTGACCAAGGGGCTTCGGAGCAGGACGGCGCGGGCGCAGGGGGCACGAGCCGAGGGCGGGCGCCGGCGCCCGGGGTCCTCGGGGCCTGGTGGCCGGCGGGAGAGCAGCGTCCAGCGGCGGCTGGAGAGCAACGAGCGGGAGCGCCAGCGCATGCACAAGCTCAACAACGCCTTCCAGGCCCTGCGCGAGGTCATCCCGCACGTGCGCGCCGACAAGAAGCTCTCCAAGATCGAGACGCTCACGCTGGCCAAGAACTACATCAAGTCGCTGACTGCCACCATCCTCACCATGTCCAGCGGCCGCCTCCCGGGCCTGGACGGGCCAGGCCCCAAGCTCTATCAGCACTACCAGCAGCAGCAGGCGGCGGGGGGCGCCCTCGGGGCCACCGAGGCCCAGCCCGAGGGCCACCTGCAGAAGTACTCCACACAGATCCACAGCTTCCGAGAGGGCTCCTAG